In Edaphobacter dinghuensis, one genomic interval encodes:
- a CDS encoding septal ring lytic transglycosylase RlpA family protein yields MSRSRLAYAVTLSALMLLASGCHRETPRAYRQPPPPALPSADTSNRASNAPSRNRDRDMEETPPQPYTEGRPVSSEVGLASWYGPPYAGRKGADGTVYDQNAMTAAHLTLPLGTLVRVTNLTTNQSAVVRITDRGPFVRGRIIDLSLAAAKAIGVYRVGVARVRVEAFASATPQVAGRWCVQVGAFSREKDAVKLKDQLSRRYTTAKVIEFAGPTGHWVRINPLQPDRTHANEVAESIHSADPDALPYIVRTN; encoded by the coding sequence TTGAGCCGCTCGCGCCTCGCTTACGCGGTTACCCTGTCAGCGCTGATGCTGCTGGCGAGCGGGTGTCACCGAGAGACGCCTCGCGCCTATCGCCAGCCTCCGCCGCCGGCGCTGCCGAGTGCGGACACCTCTAACCGCGCGAGCAATGCCCCAAGCCGCAATCGTGATCGTGACATGGAAGAGACTCCGCCGCAGCCTTATACGGAAGGCAGGCCGGTTTCGAGCGAGGTTGGACTGGCGAGCTGGTATGGGCCGCCCTACGCCGGACGCAAGGGTGCAGACGGTACTGTCTACGACCAGAATGCGATGACAGCGGCCCACCTGACGCTGCCGCTGGGAACGCTGGTGCGCGTGACGAACCTGACCACCAACCAATCTGCCGTCGTGCGCATTACCGACCGCGGGCCCTTTGTTCGCGGCCGCATCATCGACCTCTCGCTTGCGGCTGCCAAGGCGATCGGCGTCTATCGCGTCGGCGTCGCCAGGGTACGGGTCGAGGCGTTTGCCTCTGCTACGCCGCAGGTCGCCGGACGATGGTGCGTCCAGGTCGGTGCCTTCTCGCGCGAGAAGGATGCTGTGAAGCTGAAGGACCAACTGAGCCGCCGCTACACCACCGCCAAGGTGATTGAGTTTGCCGGGCCTACTGGCCATTGGGTTCGCATCAATCCATTGCAGCCCGACCGTACTCACGCCAACGAGGTCGCCGAGAGCATTCACTCCGCTGACCCCGATGCGCTGCCTTACATCGTCCGAACCAACTAA
- a CDS encoding radical SAM protein, with the protein MSQAKPSKFFEKSLTQVAKAGWVVFNKLNSISPNESFTPKWSDKPLLKSYQKEKPPLGWPRTTDSLCPKCIPEIRQQIVDGKLPHEILLNEKVGEIKAQIIERDNQILMVKDCPIHGHFEDVMSIDPPMMKHLEDVFPGRDIRAHNDEKLHNHGTSTVTHGRGSVLTIDLTNRCNMMCDPCFMDANQVGFVHELTWDEIKTMLDNAITIKPRRQMSVQFSGGEPTLSPYFLDAVAYARKVGYNSVQAATNGIEFAKSKEFAKAAADAGLRYAYLQFDGIGNAANSHRKVGNAFDVKLQAIHNLHEAGVDIVPVTTIVNGINNEQVGRIIEFALDNPKKINFLSFQPVSFTGRDEDISDERRAAQRYTLSHLAHDIRNQTGLGESTRDWFPISFMSTFSDWADLVHGPNHDWGQLSCGCHPNCGIGMALMIDKETKEAVPVTAFLNATQLARDVARVNDAARGKFLSIVGVSLALLRNYDPTKAPTHFKIVDLLQKFDKCFGATGRDYGKVTGDRTMADIEKRRADRWNFLFIAGMWFQDLFNYDFRRTEQCIIPYATQEGEISFCAYNTGVGWRNIIEKMHMTSTLTKWYEEHGRHEIFAGGKKVGLEKESKYDLVLNEAHVNSAANDTFDKSGIAKNAREEKIRARDAKIKQDAENAKMAKLYRKEVLGEKEVPGFISLGEIKPAAPKVETEETVAGD; encoded by the coding sequence ATGTCACAAGCAAAGCCATCGAAGTTCTTCGAGAAATCTCTCACGCAGGTAGCCAAGGCCGGTTGGGTTGTCTTCAATAAGCTGAACTCGATCAGCCCCAACGAGAGCTTTACCCCCAAGTGGAGCGACAAACCTCTGCTCAAGAGCTACCAGAAGGAGAAGCCGCCCCTCGGCTGGCCGCGTACCACCGACTCCCTCTGCCCCAAGTGCATCCCTGAGATCCGCCAGCAGATCGTCGACGGCAAGCTGCCCCACGAGATCCTTCTCAACGAGAAGGTCGGTGAGATCAAGGCGCAGATCATCGAGCGCGATAACCAGATCCTGATGGTGAAGGACTGCCCCATCCACGGCCACTTCGAGGACGTCATGTCCATCGACCCGCCGATGATGAAGCACCTCGAAGACGTCTTCCCCGGCCGCGACATCCGTGCCCACAACGACGAGAAGCTGCACAACCACGGCACCTCGACCGTGACCCACGGCCGCGGATCGGTCCTGACCATCGACCTGACCAACCGTTGCAACATGATGTGCGACCCCTGCTTCATGGACGCCAACCAGGTCGGCTTCGTCCACGAGCTTACGTGGGACGAGATCAAGACCATGCTCGACAACGCCATCACCATCAAGCCGCGTCGTCAGATGAGCGTGCAGTTCTCGGGTGGCGAGCCCACGCTGTCGCCGTACTTCCTCGACGCTGTCGCCTACGCCCGCAAGGTTGGCTACAACTCGGTGCAGGCCGCAACCAACGGCATCGAGTTCGCCAAGTCCAAGGAGTTCGCCAAGGCTGCCGCCGATGCCGGTCTCCGCTACGCCTACCTCCAGTTCGACGGTATCGGCAACGCGGCCAACTCGCACCGCAAGGTCGGTAACGCATTCGACGTCAAGCTCCAGGCCATCCATAACCTGCACGAGGCCGGCGTGGACATCGTTCCCGTCACCACCATCGTCAACGGCATCAACAACGAGCAGGTTGGCCGCATCATCGAGTTCGCGCTCGACAACCCGAAGAAGATCAACTTCCTCAGCTTCCAGCCGGTCAGCTTCACTGGCCGCGACGAGGATATCTCCGATGAGCGCCGCGCCGCTCAGCGCTACACGCTGTCGCACCTGGCGCACGACATCCGCAACCAGACCGGCCTCGGCGAGAGCACCCGCGACTGGTTCCCCATCTCCTTTATGAGCACCTTCAGCGACTGGGCCGACCTCGTTCACGGGCCGAACCACGACTGGGGCCAGCTCTCCTGCGGTTGCCACCCGAACTGCGGTATCGGCATGGCGCTGATGATCGACAAGGAGACCAAGGAAGCTGTTCCGGTCACAGCATTCCTCAACGCCACCCAGCTCGCCCGCGACGTCGCTCGCGTCAACGATGCTGCTCGCGGCAAGTTCCTCTCCATCGTCGGCGTCTCGCTGGCGCTGCTGCGCAACTACGATCCCACCAAGGCTCCGACGCACTTCAAGATCGTGGACCTGCTGCAGAAGTTCGACAAGTGCTTCGGCGCCACTGGCCGCGACTACGGCAAAGTGACCGGCGACCGCACCATGGCCGACATCGAGAAGCGCCGCGCTGACCGCTGGAACTTCCTCTTCATCGCCGGCATGTGGTTCCAGGACCTCTTCAACTACGACTTCCGCCGCACCGAGCAGTGCATCATCCCCTATGCCACACAAGAGGGTGAGATCAGCTTCTGCGCGTACAACACCGGCGTAGGCTGGCGCAATATCATCGAGAAGATGCACATGACCTCCACCCTCACCAAGTGGTACGAGGAGCATGGCCGTCACGAGATCTTCGCCGGTGGTAAGAAGGTCGGTCTGGAGAAGGAGTCCAAGTACGACCTCGTGCTCAACGAAGCCCACGTCAACTCAGCGGCCAACGATACCTTCGACAAGTCCGGTATCGCCAAGAACGCCCGCGAAGAGAAGATCCGGGCCCGCGACGCGAAGATCAAGCAGGACGCCGAGAACGCCAAGATGGCCAAGCTCTACCGCAAGGAAGTGCTGGGCGAGAAGGAAGTTCCGGGCTTCATCTCCCTGGGCGAAATCAAGCCCGCCGCTCCCAAGGTCGAAACCGAAGAGACCGTAGCCGGCGACTAG
- a CDS encoding MFS transporter, with product MPVIAPGESDSGSGLNLPNLVEPQELLPRVPPAWVTGLAWLPFGIVVGFTITALPFLVTRMGVSLDRAAAMSATVMTPTFWAFLLNPILDVGLTRRAYCWLTALVAAACMASGLWVLSPARLGAATILLLLGELSIVLFSSALFGWQTEFVPERMRGMVGGWTNVANLGGGALGSLAIMSLASRVDARWIGLGLMGAILVGLVPALWFPSPHQSKFGLKQIFVDAMKATWQATKQKQCLVGFALFLAPASSLAAINLFSGIGKDFHASDHVVILVTGAGCAITASIGSLLGGWASHRFNRGYVYLLSGILGASFGLIVAFLPHVPANFVWLALAYNGVAGCSYAAFTSLCLQLVGHSSPVASTQLGLFSASTNGAIVFMTAMDGLGYRHFGVRGLLLTDGLMSLAAAIPLLFLVRRYLRRPSIDDVTDAVAPDAAADAAIS from the coding sequence GTGCCGGTTATCGCACCAGGAGAGTCTGATTCGGGATCGGGGTTGAATCTGCCAAATCTTGTCGAGCCTCAGGAATTGCTGCCGCGGGTTCCACCCGCATGGGTGACGGGGCTGGCGTGGCTTCCCTTTGGCATTGTGGTGGGGTTCACCATTACGGCGCTGCCGTTTCTGGTGACGAGGATGGGCGTCAGCCTGGACCGCGCCGCTGCCATGAGCGCGACGGTGATGACACCGACGTTCTGGGCGTTTCTGCTGAACCCGATCCTCGATGTTGGGCTGACGCGCAGAGCGTACTGCTGGCTGACGGCGCTGGTGGCGGCTGCCTGCATGGCTTCGGGGCTGTGGGTGCTCTCACCTGCGCGGCTGGGGGCGGCGACGATCCTGTTGCTGCTGGGAGAGCTGTCCATCGTGCTGTTCAGCTCGGCGCTCTTTGGATGGCAGACGGAGTTTGTGCCAGAACGGATGCGCGGCATGGTGGGCGGATGGACGAACGTCGCTAACCTTGGCGGAGGCGCGCTGGGGTCGCTGGCCATCATGTCGTTGGCCTCGCGGGTGGATGCTCGCTGGATTGGCCTTGGACTGATGGGTGCAATCCTTGTGGGGCTGGTGCCTGCGCTGTGGTTTCCGTCGCCGCATCAGTCGAAGTTTGGTCTGAAGCAGATCTTTGTGGACGCGATGAAGGCTACGTGGCAGGCCACCAAACAAAAGCAGTGCCTGGTGGGGTTTGCCCTGTTTCTTGCTCCGGCCAGTTCGCTTGCCGCCATCAATCTGTTCTCAGGCATTGGAAAAGACTTCCATGCCAGCGATCATGTAGTGATTCTGGTGACGGGTGCGGGATGCGCCATCACCGCTTCGATAGGGTCGCTGTTGGGAGGATGGGCGTCACACCGGTTCAACCGCGGCTATGTCTATCTCTTGTCGGGGATTCTTGGAGCGAGTTTTGGATTGATCGTCGCGTTTTTGCCTCATGTGCCGGCTAACTTTGTATGGCTGGCGCTGGCTTATAACGGCGTGGCGGGATGCAGCTATGCGGCGTTTACCTCGCTTTGCCTGCAACTGGTGGGGCACAGCAGTCCGGTGGCGAGCACGCAGCTTGGCCTGTTCTCGGCCTCGACCAACGGAGCGATTGTGTTTATGACGGCGATGGATGGGCTTGGGTATCGGCACTTTGGCGTGCGTGGGCTGCTGCTGACCGATGGGCTGATGAGCCTTGCGGCGGCGATACCGTTGCTGTTCCTGGTGCGACGTTATCTGCGTAGACCGTCTATTGACGATGTAACAGATGCTGTGGCACCTGATGCGGCAGCCGATGCGGCAATCAGCTAG